GCCGGGCGGGACCAAGAGGTAATCCAGCACGTACACTCCGTCGACGCGGCGGCCCCTCCCGACCAGCGCCCCACCAGCCGTGTTGTCCCTGACGAAGCACTCAGCACCCATGATCACCTCGTAGTCGAGCTCGGCCAGCTTGGAAACCGAGACGATGTTGGCGGTGAGGCCGGGGATGTAGTCGACGTCCTCTAGAGTGATGAAGTTCTCCAGAGACACGCGCCCACGGCCGCGGATTGGAATATTCTTCCCGTTGGCTGCACGAACTGACTGGCCCGGTGGAACTGCTACCATGTCTTTAAGGAGGTAGTACCGTGGTGTGGCATGCACAGATGCTCCGCTATCGAGGATAAACAGGAAGTCATTGGGTCCTCTTCCATGAACAAACATAAAGATGCTGCCGTGCACAGTTGATGCGCCCCACGGGGCACTGCCGTCCTCAGCTGGCACATCATCAGCATTTCCTCTGCGCAAGTGATAGAACCGGACAGTTAATAATTAGATCGATCAAACCAAAGAAACCACTAACTAGACAAGAAATTAAATATATGAGCACAGGAGATCAAACTTCCCAGAAACAAAGAATATTTTCCTCAGTGGCCACATAATTAATTTCCTCTGCACAACTGGTTATAGCAGGTTTCCCACCCGGCCTCCAGCGCCAAACAATTGAAATAGCCGGTGGTCGATTGGTGTTGGAAATGGTTCACCGCCCTGATCGACCCCTCCAAGCCTAACTCAAAAGGAATGCACAGACTAGCTTTATCGGTTCTATGGAGCATCTGTAAGGAGAGAGGTCCTAGGGTGTTCAAGAGAGGGAAAAACTCCTTGGAGGGTGTAGTTACTGTTCTGCCCGATGAGGTCAGGACTTGGTGGCTGGCTCGGGCCAAGCCACTTTCTGTTATAATTGCCATACAACATGGCGAGTTGTTGCCTCTGCTGAGTGCTGAGCAGTCTGCTTGGCCAGGAAATAAGCTGCACGCCTTGCGCTTGTAATCACATCTACTTATAATATATAAGCCGTCAATGTAATAGATCattcaaaaaacaaaaatacaCAACCGATTTGTTATTGCAGCAGAGACCATCCTGGTCTAGGAATCAACCAACCACTAAGTCTCCTTTTGGAGAAAAAACCATGTAATATTTTAGGATTCCAATCCTACATGAATATGTCCTATATGTTCCTTTTGGATCAAAGTAGTGTATTCTATGAAACTTCTAGCTCAGAATAATGGTTAGTTCCTAGGAGTTTTGAATGTAATTTAACTTGGGGATGTCGTCATCGAAATCTAGCTTTGTGCCATCTCTCCCATTAGGTACTTGTGCTTTTGAAGTGTTTTATCAAAATGCTTCATTTCAAACAATCATGGATTTCAGGTTCTTGGTAGGTGTGACAAGTATATCATTTGTATGCGACTTTGACCATTACACACACTACATGGAACATGTAACATATAACAAATAAAACCAATAAATTATAAGGAAACCACAGGTTTTAATATCTGTTTCAAAGAACTAGATGTAGTTAGTTGATATAACATAAAACCACAGTTTTGGCTTGTCTTCCCATATAAATACAAAACATAAGCTAATTAATAAGGTTGAATAGATAGGGATCAGGTTTCAAGTAACAATGATGCTGTGTTTGGGAAAACAACAAATAGTTGCTATTTCATTTAACAAACAAACAATTGCTAAATGTGACAATGTGATTATTTTTCTCCCATGCATGCTaacacactactacaaaaatgatttgtagagaGCCGAGTATCCtgatgttggaaatatgccctagaggcaatcatatttccttgtattcatgattaataaagtgtttcttgaatattcatggatgacaacttgtattgattaatgcttatgtgaagtatttgtgaaactctatacttgtatgaatattctaaaatgttcttagtcggagttcatgtgaggacacacatgaatattagactagcacatgtattagttgattgactacgtttcataagtcatggacatgggaatgtcaaactaataatgtgggttcttgtgagacatgagacagaactgacccaacacgagatgatgacttctcattacacaatatgtacgttgtgtcctaagacctgagatcgttgtatgtactcaagatgtgaaccgacttacttaggagccatcaaacgctgcaccttaacagggtagtcataaaggtggctttcgggtctgtcaagaagcatgttgtgagacatagtcggtcaagacgggatttgcccctctctacaagagagagatatctctgggcccctcgagtgattcggatcaggaaatgcatggccatgctggggttaagagttaaccaaggattccgaatcacaggatcgagaaagagtgatcggcttcaagctagaccaaatatcatgAGGCAAAGAGAACAACATGTATAATATTGTGACGGCTTGACAGATATCATTCGCGCATGCTTAGcagttgacacgtcttgctagagaacgctatcaactattggtcagtaggagtactgggccatgtctattcacgtGTGAgtccatagggtcacacacttaagggccagaagcctaatgaggatgagatacaaattagactgggctttgatGCACTAATGGACCTCGAGAGACCCATAGTGTTGGACCCttggtggggcccaaggcagcccacctagggggcgcccaaggtggggcccattaaggcccacctaAGGGGGTGCCCCAGGCCTATATAAGCAAGGGGGCATccccctaaccctagccccctttgctggccgccgccctctctcccGTGCATCAAGCCCTAGTtgttctcgcggatctagcaatccggagtgcgatGCTTCTTTCCGTacatgtggacttcgtggaggtgctgcgcttgctgcacaaggacgagccattcgtgaggtggttcacgcagctgcactgccggcttccatctgcactacatcGACGCGCTACAAAACTTCCGCAACCgcacgtctagtggtaatcccttgatctataactgcagtaatcctggtttatgtggtagaaaatttttatttttgctaccccatattcctacagcggTATCAGAGCTAGTGCTGTCTCGTTATAGATTCAGATATGTGAGATCGATCTATGACTTAGTTTAATAAACTTGCTGCGAAAgttgtgcaacgacatactcctaccggtcggttttccgccatcggagttaagtgatgcacataaacccgatcgctgcggttggagatcaatgtgattggtcgaatcaaaacttagggcataagccagatgcatgagatgcatagggcagtagattggatctacttcGAATtctgttttgttgcaaaagcgtgttttacattaaaacagtcataacttttgcatacaaACTCGGATTGAGGtgaattttatatcgatttgtatctaTAGAAAAAGTTAGACTTGTTTTAGAACAGTCGTTCTGTTTTAGCAAAATTTAGATTTGCGAAATTTGGCCTGGAAGATAGGATTTTTGGCGTTTTAAGTTCGGACGTCGGAATCAcataactctgttttgcaggttttgtgatcggtatggcccctatgtgtatgtgatgcatgtgtgtaattatTTCATGACATGCGTGTCGTGATTATGACAATTTGGCCGGAGCCATACGAACGGTTAAGGACCTTGAGGCATAAAGGTTGAGAGCAAGACATAtagatgtcacccaacaacaagagtcatatgagatatgattagcaagagttgcttaccgatctaccTCGTCGTCTAGCGGTGATGCAAAAGCTCACTAGTGGACGTgttagttgtgggtcttgaatcactaagaatcaaaagagggatattgattttagtgggagtaaattctattaaattatttaatatcgtttactccatcatgaatcttttgtcttagtattttatatttattttgttgtagatcaatgGCTCAAAACCAACCATTTGCTTTATGTTTCGTACTTGAGAGCAACAAATTGAATGAGACAAACTACgcggattggatccgcaacctgagaattgttctcagggcagcTAACCCACTGCCAGAAGAGCCTGCTGCAGGTGCCCCTACTGCTGAGAGGAATGCTTACAGGAGAGCGGTTGATAACGACTGTGAAGTGAGCTGTCTCATGCTAGCTTGCATGGAACCCAAGCTGCAAATGCAGTTTGAGAATAACCATGCGGCGcacgatatgatcgtggcgctaCGAGACATGTTCCAGACTCAggccaggactgaaaggttcaatgtgtccaaggcctttgcTAAAACTAAGCTAGCAGAAGGAGCATCAGTAGAGCCGCATGTAATaaagatggttggttacacatagaggttggagaagctgggcttcccacttggccaagagttggccactgacTCCATTCTTGCCTCTTTACCTCCGAGCTATGGAAACTTCGTCTCGAACTACTATATGCACGGGGCTGAGAAGGGTTTGAAAGAGCTGTGCGGCATGCTCAAGATGGCAGAGAGTGACATTAAGAAAATCACAGGtggcggccatgtgatggctgtccagaataagcctactttcaagaagaaaggttcttcttgcaagaagaagaagggcaaggctaaggttgcgaacccCAAGCCAAACCCTACACCGAATGTGAAACCTGGACTAGCTGCAGACaaggagtgctttcattgtcaccagccaggacactggaagaggaactgCAAGCTGTACCTAGCCTCGTTGAAGAATCGTTCGTCCACTTCAGGTacgcttgttgttcatattacagaaatatttctcgctgactcttatgttaattcttgggtatttgatactggatcggttgctcatatatgcaattcgatgcagggaatgacaaagagtagaagcattgaaagaggagaagttgacttccgcgtcgacaataatgcaagagttgctgctttGGCCGTTGGGACGATGCAACTACACCTACCatcaggatttgtcttggagcttaataattgttattttgttcctagtttgagtcgaaacattatgtctccttcatgtttgatgaaggatagttattcttttgcgactgaaaacaatggttgtgtgatctctaagaataatatgtttgtggctttggcgtccattaagaatgggctatttattttaaattttgatgatTCTCCTGTCTGTAATATAAGTGCTAAAAAGTCTCGgctaaatgatttgaatcctacctacatgtggcattgtcgtctcggtcatataTGCGAGAAATGCATGAAGAAACTCCATGAGAATGGACTTTTAAGTTTGTTTGGTTTTGAATCATAtgagacatgcgaagcttgtttgctgggcaagatgaccaagatgCCATTCACAGGTTTTCCAGAAAGAGCATCGGATTTGCtagaactcatacatactgatgtgtGTGGATCAATGAGCtcgactgctagaggaggattccaatacttcattacttttacTGATGACTTAAGTAGATTTGGCTTTGTCTACTTGATGAGGCATAAGCCTGAAACCTTTAAAAAGTTCAAGGAATTTCTgaatgaagttgaaaatcaatgtggcaagaagattaaagccttgcgatctgatcgtgggggCGAATATCTGAGTCACAAATTTAGCGATCATTtaaagagttgcggaattgATCCACAACTTACGCGGCCTGGAACGCCTCAAAGGAATGGGGTTTCCGAGCgacgtaatcgaactctgttggacatggttcgatcaatgatgagccaatCAGACctaccattgtcattttggtgtTATGGCTCTAGAAACAGCAGCTTTCACACTGAACAGGGTGCCATCAAAATCCGTagacaagacaccatatgagatatggactggcaagactcccagtttgtcttttctaaaaatttgggattatgaagcatttgtcaaacgactccagtctgacaagcttgcacccaaatcgtataagtgcatattcgtgggatacccaaaggagaccttagggtattacttctacaatcgatctgatggcaaagtgtttgtcgctcggaatggagttttcctagagaaaaagtttctcaaaggagagaaaagtggaagaacagtgcaactcgaagaagttcgagaCGAGtcaataggacaagactctacaagtgatgctaatatagctgaacaagttgagatgcctatggcaacAAAAGCACCTCTGCAACCATGAAGGTCAGCAAGCCTCCACGTAGAgcgggaattattattgttagacaataATGAGCCTGCGACATATGCAGAGGCGTTGGCAGACCCTGACTCCGAATCATGGCATGATGCCATAAAATtcgaaatagaatccatgaagaaaaatcaagtttggaacttgatagacccgcctgatggtgtgagaaccatagagtgcaaatggatctataagaagaagaaagatatggatggaaattttcacatctataaacctcgacttgtcgcaaaaggtttttgacaagttcaaggagttgactatgACGATACTTTCTTGCCCGTAGTGATGTttaaatctgttcggattattctagATGTTGCTGAATATTTCGATTATaaaatatggcagatggatgtcaaaacagctttccttaatggaaatctgaccGATGACGTGTATATAatgcagcccgagggttttgtcgatccgacagatgctggaaagatatgcaagcttcaaaaatccatctatggattaaagcaagcatctcggagttggaatattcgttttgatgaagtggTCAAagtgtttacaagaaggaaagtcGGAGCTCTGTTCCATTTTTAATcctgtatgtagatgacatactactgattggaaataatattcctatgcttgagtccgtaaTGACTTCACTGAAAagtagtttttcgatgaagaatttaggagaagcagcatacatactgggcatcaagatctatagagatagatcaaagaggcttataggattaagccaagatacttacattgacaaagtgttgaagcggttcaacatggaagaggcaaagaaagggttcttgcctatgtcacatggcatacatcttagcaagactcGGTGTCCTACGAAGACTGATGAGCGAGAGcacatgagcaaagttccatatgcctcggcaattggatctatcatgtatgcaatgataagtacatgcccagatgtttcttatgctctaagcgTTACGAGCAGGTACCAGTCAGATCCAGATGAGAGTCACTGGATAGCTTTGAAAacatccttaagtacttgagaagaactaaggatgtgttcctagtctatggaggtgaggaggagctcgttgtaACCGGTTACACTGATGCAAGCTTCCAAACCGACAAAGACGACTCAAAGTCTCTGTCtggtttcgtgttcaaagtaaatggtggtacggttagctggaagagttccaagcaggagacggtggccgattctacaacagaagccgagtacatcgcagcttcggaagctgcgaaggaaggtgtttggataaggaagttccttattgagtATGGTGTGTTCTCTAATGTCTCTAGCCCGctggatctctactgtgacaacagtggagctattgcgcaagccaaggagccaaggaatcacTAGAAGAGGaaacacgttatgcggcgatttcatctcattcgagagttcatcgattgtggtgagatcaagtTATGCAAAATACATACAgacctgaacatttcagatccgttaacaaaaccccttccacagcccaagcatgagaggcac
The genomic region above belongs to Panicum virgatum strain AP13 chromosome 8N, P.virgatum_v5, whole genome shotgun sequence and contains:
- the LOC120685858 gene encoding uncharacterized protein LOC120685858, encoding MSLSVLRPLEQEQVEVIPFPSAAATMEAPSRAVCAIQSGGNADDVPAEDGSAPWGASTVHGSIFMFVHGRGPNDFLFILDSGASVHATPRYYLLKDMVAVPPGQSVRAANGKNIPIRGRGRVSLENFITLEDVDYIPGLTANIVSVSKLAELDYEVIMGAECFVRDNTAGGALVGRGRRVDGVYVLDYLLVPPGRVAAAAPQEPAAN